accatgagaagtaacatgaaatgaagcaccagagtcaattacccaattactgtcctgagctacaaggctaacacaaccttcatcacagacaatagtgatattaccttcagcagcaactgtattggtctctttttcatttttcttcatttcattttgttctcgcttccaaaacctacactctttcttcatgtgacctagtctgttacagtgaaaacatttgatatctcttctagacttggatcttcctctataaccatatggatttctgctatgacttcttccacgtctttcttgtttttcagtaacaaatgcaccagaagaagattcaccctgttctttccttcttgcatcttcatttagcaaactgtctttaaccatatctatggttagagtcccctctggcgtggagttacaaatagtcaccacatacatttcccaactttctggtaaagagctgagaagtaataatccctgcatctcatcatctatattcattttcatagcaaccaacttgtttgcaagactctgaaataggcttatgtgctcaataatgttaccaccatctttatacttcaaatttacaagccttctgaggagagaaattctatttcccactgtctttttcgtaaaaagattttctaacctttgccaaacaacatcagctctggtttcatctgaaatatgctcatgcaagtttatatccatccatcttctaatataggcaatagcttttctatgttgaacttcccattcttcatcgtccataatagaaggtttatttttaaccttgataggcgtatacaaatctttgcaatagagcaaatcttccatcagacgcctccaagtgaaataatttgatgagttcaatttaatcataccatctgactgctccatttcaatcacacaagaaaactagcaccaaacaacctgatgctctgataccacttgttgggaagaaacctgttaatgcggaataattctttccctctttgtgtatcaaaataggttccttatcaaaataccaacttgatatccaaatactaatatcaatcagcacagcataaacaatagagcaataaatcaatcacacagtgagaccaaatctttttaacgtggaaaacccaatgtgggaaaaaccacgggaccgtagtccacctcaaacttccactatcaataatgatgataacaggtttacagtaggtcttctctagaataactagaggatcagaataacatcaagaacatagatcttggctcaagaatactatatcttcatcacataggtggatctcctccaaagagaattctagatctcacaaagtggatatcacaggaaagtatcttagagagggtaaactgcagatcaacaccgttaggattgtagagtttgctacaatgattctccacataaaatttgggccgaaactgacaacgtttggccaccgatcgtcaagcagaaaactcagaaaccttactttctctctctgttcctctctcctcttttctctctgcacgccgtcgctgttcactgtgcacgtacgctgcacgctgctctgcgttttttttttttctctgcaccccctaatttgccttacttcatcttaattagtgatttgggctcaataaacccaatttgtccaagcccatatGGGCAACAGTAATTGCAGAACAGTTCTTGATGGACTAGTCTTGAGTGATTGATTACATAGAAGCTTTACAGCGTCGCCTATTCACCGACTTGTGGAACTACAAACAGAGATCCAAGTTTAAGAAGCACTGGTGAGACGAAAGGCTCTGCCACTGTTAACAGGGCACAGATCCATGTAGTACTACTCTTCATATGATTTCTCATGGGGCAGGTCGCCTGTGCACAGACTCTGAAGCGTCCGAGTTCTCTGGACCTGCCCACATGCGCGTCTTGTGACTGTGACCACTCGACGGATCCAATGCCATGGATGTCGTTGGACAAGATGCCTGCTCTTTATACACCCGCGTTCCGTGATTCCGTAGTCAACAGCGCGCCAGACGCTGACTAGTCAAGATCGCAGATGGTCAACTCAACCCGTTCATGGGAAAAGGATCAAGGGGAAGAGATCGGTTTGCTCTTAACACCCCGTCAATATTTGATGTTTCTTCCGTAATAAGTAGATTTAGCGTCTTGATAGGAGTGTTCGCCTGGATGATGAAAACGCAAGATCGTATTTTTGCTGCTATGGAGTCACCAGCAATAGCATGTCTGCATGATCTCTTCCGGAGGACAATGCCAGACAATGACTGTGGCGAGTCTACAAGGCGTACGCTGCACTCTGTGCAACCTGATGCATGGACAACGAGGCATGTTCTTCTCATGAATTCCGACCTACTACAGTCTCACTTTACCCCATGCTCAAAAGCAGAGGAAATTTGTTCCATGTTCATGCAAGACGAGCCATAGCAGAGAGTTGTTCAAGATCATTCATGGCGTGGCCCCAACTCTTCCTGCACGTGGATTGTCTGCCTCTTCTGCAGTCCATATCGACTTTCTGAGCTGAATGCCCATTGAGGGGGGAAAAGATCATCTAATGTGGTTCTGAAAGGATGCCTTCTCACAGGGTTGATCATATGACCCACCTAAATATTTATAGATCTTtaattactttaaaggatcacgtCACGTTTTGTAGGGCCGAATAGTGTTCGAAAAATGTCTCAGTATCGTGACAATCTATGTTTCATGTCCAGTTTAGTCTTTGGGAACAGTACATCAACATGGGGACACAGTCAAAGGACCACGAGCACAAGCTGACACAATTGTCTCTCCATTCAATCTTTACATCATTTGACAGGGGCCCCTAATAGTGTGTTTACTGTGATCATTAGGGAGAAAGAACACTATAGATTGCTATCAAACagttgggaggaggaggagacatgGGATTGGTGTTATAAGGGAAGGGATTACAACACCTAAACACCTATTCATTACACCTTTTGGCCATGGCCAGATGATGCTTGAGCAAATGATGCTGCTTGGTGTGGCGGGGACAGAGTACTCAATCAGCACAGACCAAGTTCCGTTGGATTACTTTAAGAGAAAGCAAAGGAGGTATCAGTAATTTCAGAAGCTACAACATGAATGAATGTGGACAATGCAAGCTTTGGGACAAGTAATCAACCATAAGCTTCTTTATTAGAGAGACCGGACAACAAGAGAGCTTGAGTTAAGCTTGGAGAAGTAAGACAAAActatacatctctctctctctctctctctctctctaaatatatatatatatctcctatATTTTACAGGTTCAGGTCATTTGTCGCCAAATGTctatttttcttttatgaaaagAGCTGAAGCTTGTGAAGCCAAAGAGTATCTGATCGCCGCCATTGCTCTCCCTTCTCCTCGGCCAACACCAGTGGCAGAGGAATACATATCTCTCAATCTATCAACTGTTCTTGAACACAGGTAGTCTCCATCCTGATGTAGCTTTTCCTCCGATTTTTAACGAGTTGTAAAATCTTTTAAAGTGGATGGGGTTTAAGGACGGATTTTCTAAGAAATGGCGCTTGAAAGTTATTCTTTTGTTGGTTGAGCATTCTTTGGGCGAAAAATGTGATCTTTAGGAAGAAAAATGTCACCTTTGTGCGACTCAGGTGTCGTGTAGCATTTTGGAAATGCATGGTAAATTTCCGCGATGAAATGCCTGAGATCTGGTGAAATTAGGGTACCGGCTTGGCCAGCACTTATCCTGCTAGTGATTTCGAATTAGACTTGAGATGATAATTCAAACTGCTGGAGATTTGCCATTAGTCTGCACTTTTACTCGTATTAAGGATGAGATATTAGAGGATCTTCCATTCTGCACTGGATTTTATTGTTCTGTTTCACTATTGTTTTTCTTCGTTTCTGCATGTTACTTTATTGTCATATCCATTCGCCTTTTGGTACTTTTATTTAGAACGTTGAAATCTCTCTTCGTTGCTATAAACCTCGAGTCGTTGTTCTTCTGCTGCTGGTACCATCTGGTTATTTCCTTCATCCAAATGGGTACCCATTATCTTTCATTGCGAAAGATAATGATTAATATGATGGTAGATTAACGAAATGGGTCCACTAGATTTTCTACTGCATCATAAATTTCTGTAGAAAGAAGTCATTTTATGCAATTGTAATGGAATAATTTGATTGAACTACTTTATCCATGCAATGCTACAAGGAAAGAGCTCTTTCCCTATAAACAACAGAAATTGGTAACTGCAGCACTATGTTTGACTAGTGGGTTGGGCATGCCCTTCAGGTACAAAATGTCATTGATCTGATGGGTTCAAGAACATATATAGATTCAGGAAAGGGAGTTTTAGGAAGGATGGGAATTTGGTACGAGTGAGTACCAGAATCTTCAACATGCCATAGAGTAGGGAGGGCTTTGTCCTATATAAAGTAGACCTAGATTTTAATACCCTCCTTAGTTGTATAACTAATCACCGCGAAAATGTTAGTGTTATTCACTACATTACTGTTATTTACTACTCTTGTTATGCTTTTCAAATACACGAAAGAATTGCTGCACAGAGATTTCTGATAATTGTTAGAACAGCATAACAAAGCAAATCTATGATGTCATTTTTTGACTTGTTCTTTATCATCATGTATTGTTTATGCACCAAAACTCGCTGTTTGTCTTTCttaattctttttccttcttgGAGATACCATATATCAATGTTTTGTTAGTTATGTTGCTTCAACTTCAGTACAGTAATCATCACCATCATTTTTCATTTCCATCCAATGGCAACAAAAAAATTGTGCATATCCATTGTATTACTTATCTTGACGATTAAGTTTTGGGATGATATTATTCATTGAATCAGATATTGAACTTAATTCTTAAGTGAAAATGTTTGTTACATAGAAGTCTCTAAGCTGCAATAGATATGATTCTTTTGCAAATGTTGACTCCTAAATAAACCGTGATTTTCTTATGAGATGTCTTCATAGGTCAGAGTATTGCCTCCTTTGAATTGGTTATGCATTCTTTGCTGTCTACCATGTTACAATATCAGTAAATCAGAAGTCAACATTTGTaatacttttatttacaagcaatGTATTTCATTATAATTTCAGTTTAGTAAACTCAAGTTAGTGACATGCTTCTAATGTATTCATTTTTCAGCCAATAATTATTGTTATTTGTTCTCTGTATGTGGATCTTTTTACTACTTTGATACCTTCTAATTTGTGCTCCTTAACTCTTATGATATCACCATTCTATTTACTTATGTTGCATATTTAAACCAAATTGAGAACTAGACTTCTCAAAACTTGACCAACTGGTGTATTTGctcttttatccaaatttcaACAATTGGGCAAGACCATCAAACTAGGGATGTGGATCAGGTCTAATATGTAACCAGACAATGTTTCGCATTTTCCAGCTGTTGCATGAACTTAAAAAGTATAAGATAAAATGGAACAGAACAAACTATGCTGCACCTTTCGCAGCAATTGTAGTGGTTGACTGGCCCAATGAGGGAACACTTGAGGAGATGGAGGAAAAGGTAAAAAGTGAAATTGAGTAGTTGAGCATTTCCCCACTTTTCCCTCTTCTTGCCTTTCCACTCCAGCTATTTAGGAAGTAGGTCATCTGCTTCACTAGTCAACATCAGAGGACACCATAATTTTGGCAGTGGCTATCTGAAGAAAGGGGTATTGGCTAAATCTTGATCCAAGATTTTATTGGCTTGAAAGAGAAGTGCGAATTTGATTAGGCTTGGTCTACCAAGATCTCATATTAACCAGTTATAGTCTAGGTTAGTCGAAAACTAAGCCCAATTTGTTCTAACCAGTTTTAGTCAAAACCAACTAAAAGTAGATTTAGGAGAAAAGGAAAATCCTTTTTACACAGAATGGTAATTGTTTATTGATTTTATTTATGTTGTTTTGATGGACGTTTCTTGAgatattttggttttctttgCCCAACTTACATGTATTTGCTCATGTCTGTGCATCAACATCTGGTACAGTTCTCTGCGGCAAAACTTGTTACTAGGTTTTGGTAGTGTTATGAGACTGAAGCATTCCTAGTGAACTCCAAACAATCCATCATTTTgtgattttcttttgttttgatacttaaattttcttattattttaagaTGATGGATCCTATGCTAGACTAAAGTTAGCCAAGACAAGTGTTTTTAAATAATTCGTACAATAGTCTGATTGATGACTTGGTCAGATAGTGAACTAGTTCTATTTGCTAGTTTAGATTCAAAGCTTGCTTAGTTTTAGCTTTAAGTAATCAAGAGATTTTTTGCCTACTCTTGTGAAAGCTAACCTAtctttatgcttcagcagttcatTGTAACCATGGGTCAAAATGCTGTTTTGGAATGTGGAAATCATTTACAAGCAAGAATGAAGCCTAAAATTGTCCACGTTTCTAGTCTTAGCACTAAGGTACAAGAGAGAGTGAGAAAAAGAGAGACAACTGACAGGTACCACTACTTCAAGATATTGGATGATGATCTGAGAGAACTTAACCGCAGTTATTCATCAAGTCTTCATTATGAAAGCATGCACTCCAAATCTTTTCGAGCTAATGGTGATAATGAAGTGTTAAAAAGAGGTTCTATGTATCAGAGCTCTAAAGAGGTCAGGAGAATGAGAAAACTGCGAGAGGAAAGGAGGAAAGTAGAATTGGAATGCAGAGGTGACGATTTTCTTTCATTTGAGATTGTTGATCATCTGCTACAGCATGGCATGGACAAAGTCAATCAGTCACTACATCAGAAGCTTTTGCCTCTTGTTTCATCAAATGCTAACTCAAAACATACTGCTGCCACAGTTAATCCTATCACAACAAGCTCCATGGAGTTTCTGGATCTTTCATTCCGTGATCTTCTTGACAAGCCTCCGAATACCAATAACTCATGCTCAGACATTGTGCCAGCAAAAAGTAGTCCTGTAGATGATCTCTTGGATATCTCTGATCACACTGTTGATGCAAGAACTCATTGTACAAAAGCAGCTCCTAGGCTGCGAACATCAGGATCTCTCACGTTACAGAAGTCCAACTTCCATGAAATGATATGTCCTGAAAGTTACAGGAAAATCACTTATGAGAGAAATTCACTAAAAGCTCTTCCAAAGTGCTTTTCAGAAAATGCAAATATGTCCCATACAGTTTCTCAGTTGGAATGTGGTTTAGCTGAAGAAAGTGGTCCAAAAACTATCTTTAGGTCACTCAAGAGAATGTTTGATCCTATAATGAAATCCAAATATGTCCGAAATCTACCGCTCTCGGGAAGACAAAGCACTGGGAGCAGAGTTACTGAAAATGCAAACGTCAGGAGGAATGGAGTGTTCCAGGAATCTGTACTAAATGAATTCTCAATAATGGAAAAGAAGATAGAGCATGCTGCATGTTTGATGGGTGGAGAGCACTTGAACGCTGCTGTCTTGCCTGCTCATCTACATGGAATTCTTAAACTGGAAATAGAGAATGGGAACCCTTCATTTCAGTTTACTCTAGAAGATCCAGAAGATGTCCTATCCACAAAGACATGGAGAACAGATACTGCATATAACTGGGTTTACACCTTCCACAGGTCTAAAAAGAAAATGAACACTGGTCGAGGGACCAAAGATAAACATGGGCAGTCACCTCCATTAGTCGGGCAGATGCAGGTTTCTTGTCATCTATGCTCAGAAGTGATAGAAAATGGATCTTTGGCTAACTCAACAGTTACAGAGTTTGTGTTATATGACATTGCACGAGCAAGATGCAGCTTTGCTGTTGAAGAAAGATCCAAGTGCTCTTTAGATTCCATTCATTCTGTTGCAAGTAATGCTACAGAAGGCCTGATCACAGGAGGACCTCTAGAGAGAAACATTCCAGTGGGGCACCCTAATCCTGCTAGACATGGATTTAGTTGTTGTGACACAAATGCTTCAACTTCTTACCCTTGGTTACCAGAAGATTTGCATCCACAACTTGAGATTGCAGCTACTGTAGTTCAAATTCCTCTCAGCAAAACAGAAAATCTGAAAGATATCAAAGTGTTCGACCtaaaagaaaatcaaaatttATCAAGACTGCCCACAGATGATCCAGGAAGGGAGACCAAGAACAGCCTGAATCCTGCATTTGTGAAGGTCGTGATTCCGAATGGGCCTCATGGGTTGCCAAATACTGATGAATGTGGCCCATCTGCACTTCTAGATAGATGGAGGTCTGGTGGAGGCTGTGATTGTGGTGGCTGGGATATGGCCTGCCCAATTCTTGTATATAACAATCCCCAGGCTGATGGTTTGATAGATCATTCAACTGGGAAATTTCAAAATCCCATTTTGCTTTTTGTTCAGGTATGCCTatctcattttttatgataaatttgttTAAGTGTGATTCCTCAGTCTTTCTGCACATCCACTAGTGTAGTGCAGTTTCAAACTTTCTGCTATTTGATGGAAAACTGGAAGTTTTTGCATCAACATTCATTTTAACTTTGTACTTTGGCATGGATTCATAGACTTCATAGTTCTTTGATTTAGGAGAGTTAGCCAGTGTGTATACTCATGCTGGGTGATTGCATGATTGTCTCCAATAAAACTTTGTGTAGTTTGGCAGATCAAATTATCTGGGGCATATAGACCTACTTAGGTTTCCACTTTCAACTCCTGAATCACAGATTATACATTTTTAGCTCTGCCTTCACAGTTAACACGACTAATCGTTTGAGAACCATTCTAAATTTTTCTTTGTATATTCTTTCGGAGGATGAATGTTTATCTGATCTCAATCTTTTACATACATTACTTTTAGTGAAATTATTTGGT
This Musa acuminata AAA Group cultivar baxijiao chromosome BXJ1-2, Cavendish_Baxijiao_AAA, whole genome shotgun sequence DNA region includes the following protein-coding sequences:
- the LOC135582768 gene encoding uncharacterized protein LOC135582768 → MGQNAVLECGNHLQARMKPKIVHVSSLSTKVQERVRKRETTDRYHYFKILDDDLRELNRSYSSSLHYESMHSKSFRANGDNEVLKRGSMYQSSKEVRRMRKLREERRKVELECRGDDFLSFEIVDHLLQHGMDKVNQSLHQKLLPLVSSNANSKHTAATVNPITTSSMEFLDLSFRDLLDKPPNTNNSCSDIVPAKSSPVDDLLDISDHTVDARTHCTKAAPRLRTSGSLTLQKSNFHEMICPESYRKITYERNSLKALPKCFSENANMSHTVSQLECGLAEESGPKTIFRSLKRMFDPIMKSKYVRNLPLSGRQSTGSRVTENANVRRNGVFQESVLNEFSIMEKKIEHAACLMGGEHLNAAVLPAHLHGILKLEIENGNPSFQFTLEDPEDVLSTKTWRTDTAYNWVYTFHRSKKKMNTGRGTKDKHGQSPPLVGQMQVSCHLCSEVIENGSLANSTVTEFVLYDIARARCSFAVEERSKCSLDSIHSVASNATEGLITGGPLERNIPVGHPNPARHGFSCCDTNASTSYPWLPEDLHPQLEIAATVVQIPLSKTENLKDIKVFDLKENQNLSRLPTDDPGRETKNSLNPAFVKVVIPNGPHGLPNTDECGPSALLDRWRSGGGCDCGGWDMACPILVYNNPQADGLIDHSTGKFQNPILLFVQGSKEKEPALSITADGEGQYSVDFHARFSSLQAFSICMAMLHSANISTPVLLEKSRHRSCSNSLKSLLEEEVKHLIEAVADEEKRKSKKGGEQMPPFCIDPPFSPIGRV